One genomic window of Oryctolagus cuniculus chromosome 11, mOryCun1.1, whole genome shotgun sequence includes the following:
- the NAP1L1 gene encoding nucleosome assembly protein 1-like 1 isoform X2: MADIDNKEQSELDQDLDDVEEVEEEETGEETKIKARQLTVQMMQNPQILAALQERLDGLVETPTGYIESLPRVVKRRVNALKNLQVKCAQIEAKFYEEVHDLERKYAVLYQPLFDKRFEIINAIYEPTEEECEWKPDEEDEISELKEKAKIEDEKKDEEKEDPKGIPEFWLTVFKNVDLLSDMVQEHDEPILKHLKDIKVKFSDAGQPMSFVLEFHFEPNEYFTNEVLTKTYRMRSEPDDSDPFSFDGPEIMGCTGCQIDWKKGKNVTLKTIKKKQKHKGRGTVRTVTKTVSNDSFFNFFAPPEVPESGDLDDDAEAILAADFEIGHFLRERIIPRSVLYFTGEAIEDDDDDYDEEGEEADEEGEEEGDEENDPDYDPKKDQNPAECKQQ, translated from the exons ATGGCAGACATTGACAA CAAAGAACAGTCTGAACTTGATCAAGATTTGGATGATGttgaagaagtagaagaagaagaaactggtgaagaaacaaaaatcaaag cgcgTCAACTGACTGTTCAGATGATGCAAAATCCTCAGATTCTTGCAGCCCTTCAAGAAAGACTTGATGGTTTGGTAGAAACACCAACAGGATACATTGAAAG CTTGCCTAGGGTAGTTAAAAGACGAGTGAATGCTCTCAAAAACCTGCAAGTTAAATGTGCACAGATAGAAGCCAAATTCTATGAGGAAGTTCATGATCTTGAAAGGAAGTATGCTGTTCTCTATCAGCCTCTATTTGATAAG cGATTTGAGATTATAAATGCAATTTATGAACCTACGGAAGAAGAATGTGAATGGAAACCAGATGAGGAAGATGAAATTTCA GAGTTGAAAGAAAAAGCCAAGAttgaagatgagaaaaaagatgaagaaaaagaagacccCAAAGGAATTCCTGAATTTTGGTTGACTGTTTTTAAGAATGTTGACTTGCTCAGTGATATGGTGCAG gaacaTGATGAACCTATTCTAAAGCACTTGAAAGATATTAAAGTGAAGTTCTCTGATGCTGGCCAGCCTATG agtttTGTCTTAGAATTTCACTTTGAACCCAATGAATATTTCACAAATGAAGTGCTAACAAAGACATATAGGATGAGATCAGAACCAGATGATTCCGATCCCTTTTCATTTGACGGACCAGAAATTATGGGTTGTACGGG GTGCCAGATAgattggaaaaaaggaaagaatgtcaCTTTGAAAACCATTAAGAAGAAGCAGAAACACAAGGGACGTGGGACAGTTCGTACTGTGACTAAAACAGTTTCCAATgactctttctttaatttttttgcccCTCCTGAAG TTCCTGAGAGCGGAGATTTG GATGATGATGCTGAAGCTATCCTTGCTGCAGACTTTGAAATTGGTCACTTTTTACGTGAACGTATAATCCCAAGATCAGTGTTATACTTTACTGGAGAAGCTATTGAAGATGATGACGATGAT TATGATGAAGAAGGTGAAGAAGCGGATGAG gaaggggaagaagaaggAGATGAGGAAAATGATCCAGACTATGACCCAAAG AAGGATCAAAACCCAGCAGAGTGCAAGCAGCAGTGA
- the NAP1L1 gene encoding nucleosome assembly protein 1-like 1 isoform X1 — MADIDNKEQSELDQDLDDVEEVEEEETGEETKIKARQLTVQMMQNPQILAALQERLDGLVETPTGYIESLPRVVKRRVNALKNLQVKCAQIEAKFYEEVHDLERKYAVLYQPLFDKRFEIINAIYEPTEEECEWKPDEEDEISEELKEKAKIEDEKKDEEKEDPKGIPEFWLTVFKNVDLLSDMVQEHDEPILKHLKDIKVKFSDAGQPMSFVLEFHFEPNEYFTNEVLTKTYRMRSEPDDSDPFSFDGPEIMGCTGCQIDWKKGKNVTLKTIKKKQKHKGRGTVRTVTKTVSNDSFFNFFAPPEVPESGDLDDDAEAILAADFEIGHFLRERIIPRSVLYFTGEAIEDDDDDYDEEGEEADEEGEEEGDEENDPDYDPKKDQNPAECKQQ; from the exons ATGGCAGACATTGACAA CAAAGAACAGTCTGAACTTGATCAAGATTTGGATGATGttgaagaagtagaagaagaagaaactggtgaagaaacaaaaatcaaag cgcgTCAACTGACTGTTCAGATGATGCAAAATCCTCAGATTCTTGCAGCCCTTCAAGAAAGACTTGATGGTTTGGTAGAAACACCAACAGGATACATTGAAAG CTTGCCTAGGGTAGTTAAAAGACGAGTGAATGCTCTCAAAAACCTGCAAGTTAAATGTGCACAGATAGAAGCCAAATTCTATGAGGAAGTTCATGATCTTGAAAGGAAGTATGCTGTTCTCTATCAGCCTCTATTTGATAAG cGATTTGAGATTATAAATGCAATTTATGAACCTACGGAAGAAGAATGTGAATGGAAACCAGATGAGGAAGATGAAATTTCA GAGGAGTTGAAAGAAAAAGCCAAGAttgaagatgagaaaaaagatgaagaaaaagaagacccCAAAGGAATTCCTGAATTTTGGTTGACTGTTTTTAAGAATGTTGACTTGCTCAGTGATATGGTGCAG gaacaTGATGAACCTATTCTAAAGCACTTGAAAGATATTAAAGTGAAGTTCTCTGATGCTGGCCAGCCTATG agtttTGTCTTAGAATTTCACTTTGAACCCAATGAATATTTCACAAATGAAGTGCTAACAAAGACATATAGGATGAGATCAGAACCAGATGATTCCGATCCCTTTTCATTTGACGGACCAGAAATTATGGGTTGTACGGG GTGCCAGATAgattggaaaaaaggaaagaatgtcaCTTTGAAAACCATTAAGAAGAAGCAGAAACACAAGGGACGTGGGACAGTTCGTACTGTGACTAAAACAGTTTCCAATgactctttctttaatttttttgcccCTCCTGAAG TTCCTGAGAGCGGAGATTTG GATGATGATGCTGAAGCTATCCTTGCTGCAGACTTTGAAATTGGTCACTTTTTACGTGAACGTATAATCCCAAGATCAGTGTTATACTTTACTGGAGAAGCTATTGAAGATGATGACGATGAT TATGATGAAGAAGGTGAAGAAGCGGATGAG gaaggggaagaagaaggAGATGAGGAAAATGATCCAGACTATGACCCAAAG AAGGATCAAAACCCAGCAGAGTGCAAGCAGCAGTGA
- the NAP1L1 gene encoding nucleosome assembly protein 1-like 1 isoform X3 produces the protein MADIDNLPRVVKRRVNALKNLQVKCAQIEAKFYEEVHDLERKYAVLYQPLFDKRFEIINAIYEPTEEECEWKPDEEDEISEELKEKAKIEDEKKDEEKEDPKGIPEFWLTVFKNVDLLSDMVQEHDEPILKHLKDIKVKFSDAGQPMSFVLEFHFEPNEYFTNEVLTKTYRMRSEPDDSDPFSFDGPEIMGCTGCQIDWKKGKNVTLKTIKKKQKHKGRGTVRTVTKTVSNDSFFNFFAPPEVPESGDLDDDAEAILAADFEIGHFLRERIIPRSVLYFTGEAIEDDDDDYDEEGEEADEEGEEEGDEENDPDYDPKKDQNPAECKQQ, from the exons ATGGCAGACATTGACAA CTTGCCTAGGGTAGTTAAAAGACGAGTGAATGCTCTCAAAAACCTGCAAGTTAAATGTGCACAGATAGAAGCCAAATTCTATGAGGAAGTTCATGATCTTGAAAGGAAGTATGCTGTTCTCTATCAGCCTCTATTTGATAAG cGATTTGAGATTATAAATGCAATTTATGAACCTACGGAAGAAGAATGTGAATGGAAACCAGATGAGGAAGATGAAATTTCA GAGGAGTTGAAAGAAAAAGCCAAGAttgaagatgagaaaaaagatgaagaaaaagaagacccCAAAGGAATTCCTGAATTTTGGTTGACTGTTTTTAAGAATGTTGACTTGCTCAGTGATATGGTGCAG gaacaTGATGAACCTATTCTAAAGCACTTGAAAGATATTAAAGTGAAGTTCTCTGATGCTGGCCAGCCTATG agtttTGTCTTAGAATTTCACTTTGAACCCAATGAATATTTCACAAATGAAGTGCTAACAAAGACATATAGGATGAGATCAGAACCAGATGATTCCGATCCCTTTTCATTTGACGGACCAGAAATTATGGGTTGTACGGG GTGCCAGATAgattggaaaaaaggaaagaatgtcaCTTTGAAAACCATTAAGAAGAAGCAGAAACACAAGGGACGTGGGACAGTTCGTACTGTGACTAAAACAGTTTCCAATgactctttctttaatttttttgcccCTCCTGAAG TTCCTGAGAGCGGAGATTTG GATGATGATGCTGAAGCTATCCTTGCTGCAGACTTTGAAATTGGTCACTTTTTACGTGAACGTATAATCCCAAGATCAGTGTTATACTTTACTGGAGAAGCTATTGAAGATGATGACGATGAT TATGATGAAGAAGGTGAAGAAGCGGATGAG gaaggggaagaagaaggAGATGAGGAAAATGATCCAGACTATGACCCAAAG AAGGATCAAAACCCAGCAGAGTGCAAGCAGCAGTGA
- the NAP1L1 gene encoding nucleosome assembly protein 1-like 1 isoform X4, whose amino-acid sequence MADIDNLPRVVKRRVNALKNLQVKCAQIEAKFYEEVHDLERKYAVLYQPLFDKRFEIINAIYEPTEEECEWKPDEEDEISELKEKAKIEDEKKDEEKEDPKGIPEFWLTVFKNVDLLSDMVQEHDEPILKHLKDIKVKFSDAGQPMSFVLEFHFEPNEYFTNEVLTKTYRMRSEPDDSDPFSFDGPEIMGCTGCQIDWKKGKNVTLKTIKKKQKHKGRGTVRTVTKTVSNDSFFNFFAPPEVPESGDLDDDAEAILAADFEIGHFLRERIIPRSVLYFTGEAIEDDDDDYDEEGEEADEEGEEEGDEENDPDYDPKKDQNPAECKQQ is encoded by the exons ATGGCAGACATTGACAA CTTGCCTAGGGTAGTTAAAAGACGAGTGAATGCTCTCAAAAACCTGCAAGTTAAATGTGCACAGATAGAAGCCAAATTCTATGAGGAAGTTCATGATCTTGAAAGGAAGTATGCTGTTCTCTATCAGCCTCTATTTGATAAG cGATTTGAGATTATAAATGCAATTTATGAACCTACGGAAGAAGAATGTGAATGGAAACCAGATGAGGAAGATGAAATTTCA GAGTTGAAAGAAAAAGCCAAGAttgaagatgagaaaaaagatgaagaaaaagaagacccCAAAGGAATTCCTGAATTTTGGTTGACTGTTTTTAAGAATGTTGACTTGCTCAGTGATATGGTGCAG gaacaTGATGAACCTATTCTAAAGCACTTGAAAGATATTAAAGTGAAGTTCTCTGATGCTGGCCAGCCTATG agtttTGTCTTAGAATTTCACTTTGAACCCAATGAATATTTCACAAATGAAGTGCTAACAAAGACATATAGGATGAGATCAGAACCAGATGATTCCGATCCCTTTTCATTTGACGGACCAGAAATTATGGGTTGTACGGG GTGCCAGATAgattggaaaaaaggaaagaatgtcaCTTTGAAAACCATTAAGAAGAAGCAGAAACACAAGGGACGTGGGACAGTTCGTACTGTGACTAAAACAGTTTCCAATgactctttctttaatttttttgcccCTCCTGAAG TTCCTGAGAGCGGAGATTTG GATGATGATGCTGAAGCTATCCTTGCTGCAGACTTTGAAATTGGTCACTTTTTACGTGAACGTATAATCCCAAGATCAGTGTTATACTTTACTGGAGAAGCTATTGAAGATGATGACGATGAT TATGATGAAGAAGGTGAAGAAGCGGATGAG gaaggggaagaagaaggAGATGAGGAAAATGATCCAGACTATGACCCAAAG AAGGATCAAAACCCAGCAGAGTGCAAGCAGCAGTGA